The Pieris rapae chromosome 9, ilPieRapa1.1, whole genome shotgun sequence region CACAAACCCTGCCTTCATCTTCAAATGTAGTTAATGGCCTTATTAcacttttcttaaatttaatatatatgttccAGTATAATTGACCCTTGGAATACCAAACGCTAACACacttttgttttaacaatttatctGGTGGTATTTTATACTCCTCATACGCTCCAGCTCTTTCCACAAAGTCTCCATATGTACAATATAATGCTCTTATTACTCTTTGACGCAATCCATAAGCTCTGTAGGTCTCATCAATATGCAATCTTTCAGGTAAAAGCTTGTGGCCTTTACAGTATCGTCTATATATTGAGTACCAAAAGGATTCTCGTTTAGTTATGCAATAAGTTGCTTTATTGATAGCTGAGAAGGTAGGAATGTCTTTTGGTTCAATAAAAGCAGATATCAAATACCATACAATTTCTGGATAAACTGAACCATTATCAGTTTGAGGTTTGTGAAGGTTTTTAGTTTTCAACTTTTTTTGATCTTTCTCTCCctcattaacaatattatcttCATGATTATTCTCTTTTATAAGCTGAGAAATTGATAATtctataatgaaaatttacaaaataagttaGAAATGAGCACCATAGTTAATACACTTAATTGAGCAgctaatacaataattgtgtattaagtattattaagaacaaaacatatttccAAAAAGTTACACACTTAATATAGGTTTATCATAAAACtaactatttaatacttaGTGAGAAAAACTGTTTCAGAGGCTCAGCCAATGCTAATAACAAATTTAGGTTTGTCTCTAAACATATAATCGCTTAGAAAAGACCTAACATGCTAAacagaactttaaaaaaatttgaaaccaaaattagggttatttattccaattaacAAATTGTACACGTACACGTACGTTTGGCCTTTTTATGTCCTTTTTTCTTTGGCATGACACAGAAGCTCGTATTAAGTTAGAAAAATCTCTAATTAGAACAATGCAAActgatattgaatttttaagttCAGAATTcagattaataaaactaactcTGAAGTCTGAActgatgaaaaatatattacagatCACAGAGTACATTATATGAGGGAGAACTGTGAAGTGTGAACAGATAAGAGACGAATACTGAGTACAGTCGTACTTGATCGGCGATCTATCTGTTACTAATAGGCATTTTCCGTCAAAGCATTTGAAAATCATTTGAATGAATGATTTCCCGacgattaatttttatgagttaaaaacaataataactgACGATTGGccatattttgattattatctatttcatttaattatttacgctGTACTAAggcacttttttaataatattccgttttaatttaataatacatgcgtatgtattatattttatgaagtaaaatcggttgaattaaaaattaaaaattttaaatattgttagatACATCAGTCACATGACATTTTTAGTGTCATAGTTGAAGTTTAAATCCTTATActcatttttttacatatttatttccaacacacaaatatacaattaataaatactactgAACAATGAacctaaaactaaaaaccttctcaaatgtaatataaattattattcacagATTATTAAATCGAACtgcttttttgtaaataatatgtcgTCTCTTATCTAACAATCCTTATTCTGTCTTGGAGTTTAATTTAGTTGGAGgtgtttttcatttaaataaagaatgttaATTACCATAAAAAACTTGACATTTGTTTACGTGTTAAAGGCATCGTGCGTCACAGGTACTGGTGCAAACTGCAACGCCATTTTGCCCAGAGGACCATTTTATGGGgttcttaaaaatatgaatttttaattttaatttttcaagcCAATACAAAACAGACttaaacataacaatttatatagattCCATAGTCTTTAATAAGTATTCTgaaatggtttttaaaattctgtCAATTATCCTATGATAGGCAAGAAACAGCTTGTGGCTTTCgctttctaaaataaatattttggcaGTAAAGAATAATGGGTGACTttgattcttttttaaatacttactgtacaacttattaaaatatctagtattagatttgtaaattatatcataTCACTTAATTATCAATGGATAAAGCGattaacattacatttaaaataatgttaatcgctttatcataatttaatttagttagagATATCTAGCCATTGATGTTTTTAAACTGGCTCAATTTTCatgatgtattattataatctatgaCTGTGACAGCGAGAGCCTAATTTTTTACCTATTCTTATTCGACATTCGACTGATTTTTGATGACTGACGTTTAAATTCAAGATGGCAGACATGCCGCTTGAACCGCGATAGTATGGaatcttaaaattttacattgtaGGTGTGTCTTACTAGATTATCGAACTATAATGTATGCCAAAATATTGACTGAAAGTTTGTACGAATATAAAGACAATGTAAAAGAACGCTCGCGTATTTTGTGCGCTAGTTTTAGGTAACATTCGTGCCGAAACTGTAGTAAATTGGTGATTAAATCTTAGCTGGTCGTAGTAAGTGTGTCGTGTACGATAGTTTTTCTTGATTCatggtaaattaaaatgtggAATATGATGTGCGACGTGATGCCTACGATATCTGAAGACAGTATCAGTCAACGGAGTTCTCAATTTTCTGGAGAGGATGCGAACTTCGAGCAACTCATGGTGTCTATGTTAGACGAAAGAGATAAGCTGGTGGAGAGTTTGCGTGAGACTCAGGAGCGGTTAGGTG contains the following coding sequences:
- the LOC110999735 gene encoding putative transmembrane protein 183BP isoform X2, coding for MYSVICNIFFISSDFRVSFINLNSELKNSISVCIVLIRDFSNLIRASVSCQRKKDIKRPNLIKENNHEDNIVNEGEKDQKKLKTKNLHKPQTDNGSVYPEIVWYLISAFIEPKDIPTFSAINKATYCITKRESFWYSIYRRYCKGHKLLPERLHIDETYRAYGLRQRVIRALYCTYGDFVERAGAYEEYKIPPDKLLKQKCVSVWYSKGQLYWNIYIKFKKSVIRPLTTFEDEGRVCANPEEDNIVLQICSKHVYNIPPLMGMTLSSFCLSYMSPGLKLQLGFRSPPEAISNFQALRHVVLDTVCKWNIYEWWHPKYPHFEVKPPPLMKDEESSPILEVDFFDLTDED
- the LOC110999735 gene encoding putative transmembrane protein 183BP isoform X1, whose product is MYSVICNIFFISSDFRVSFINLNSELKNSISVCIVLIRDFSNLIRASVSCQRKKDIKRPNVRLIKENNHEDNIVNEGEKDQKKLKTKNLHKPQTDNGSVYPEIVWYLISAFIEPKDIPTFSAINKATYCITKRESFWYSIYRRYCKGHKLLPERLHIDETYRAYGLRQRVIRALYCTYGDFVERAGAYEEYKIPPDKLLKQKCVSVWYSKGQLYWNIYIKFKKSVIRPLTTFEDEGRVCANPEEDNIVLQICSKHVYNIPPLMGMTLSSFCLSYMSPGLKLQLGFRSPPEAISNFQALRHVVLDTVCKWNIYEWWHPKYPHFEVKPPPLMKDEESSPILEVDFFDLTDED
- the LOC110999735 gene encoding putative transmembrane protein 183BP isoform X3; this translates as MPKKKGHKKAKQLSISQLIKENNHEDNIVNEGEKDQKKLKTKNLHKPQTDNGSVYPEIVWYLISAFIEPKDIPTFSAINKATYCITKRESFWYSIYRRYCKGHKLLPERLHIDETYRAYGLRQRVIRALYCTYGDFVERAGAYEEYKIPPDKLLKQKCVSVWYSKGQLYWNIYIKFKKSVIRPLTTFEDEGRVCANPEEDNIVLQICSKHVYNIPPLMGMTLSSFCLSYMSPGLKLQLGFRSPPEAISNFQALRHVVLDTVCKWNIYEWWHPKYPHFEVKPPPLMKDEESSPILEVDFFDLTDED